A window from Candidatus Latescibacterota bacterium encodes these proteins:
- a CDS encoding GDP-mannose 4,6-dehydratase, with protein MRSLVTGITGFVGRHIAPRLVAAGDEVLGLAYDPDGPGAALPADVRVLRQDLANPKGLVEQVAAFRPERVLHLAALSAQGAALRDPLPTFRVNALGTLNLLEALRAGAPEARLLHVSSAEVYGNPGDDWVDEDRPIAPVNPYGASKAAAELLVHAAVKSWGLDAVVARSFPHAGPGQRAEFALPAFARQIAEIEAGRQEPCLRVGNLEARRDFLDVEDVVEAYLLLLDPGKGERGETYNVCAGETHSIREGLDLMLAMSPSPIRVETDPALLRPADQPVLRGRPRKLMAATGWSPRHSFPSTLERVLADWRRRSSEEAA; from the coding sequence GTGCGCAGTCTCGTCACCGGCATCACGGGCTTCGTGGGCAGGCACATCGCGCCGCGCCTGGTGGCGGCCGGCGACGAGGTGCTCGGCCTCGCCTACGACCCCGACGGCCCCGGCGCCGCCCTGCCGGCCGACGTCCGCGTGCTGCGGCAGGATCTGGCGAACCCCAAGGGCCTCGTCGAGCAGGTGGCGGCCTTCCGCCCCGAGCGCGTGCTCCACCTGGCGGCGCTCAGTGCCCAGGGCGCGGCGCTGCGCGATCCGCTGCCGACCTTTCGCGTCAACGCGCTCGGCACGCTGAACCTGCTCGAAGCGCTGCGGGCGGGCGCACCCGAGGCGCGGCTGCTGCACGTCTCGTCGGCTGAGGTCTACGGCAATCCCGGCGACGACTGGGTGGACGAGGACCGCCCCATCGCCCCGGTGAATCCCTACGGCGCCAGCAAGGCGGCCGCCGAGCTGCTGGTCCACGCCGCGGTGAAGAGCTGGGGGTTGGACGCGGTCGTCGCCCGCAGCTTTCCCCACGCGGGGCCCGGCCAGCGGGCGGAGTTCGCCCTGCCGGCCTTCGCGCGGCAGATCGCCGAGATCGAGGCAGGCCGCCAGGAGCCCTGCCTGCGGGTGGGCAACCTGGAGGCGCGCCGCGACTTCCTCGACGTGGAGGACGTGGTCGAGGCCTATCTCTTGCTCCTGGACCCCGGCAAGGGGGAGCGCGGCGAGACCTACAACGTCTGCGCCGGCGAGACCCACAGCATTCGCGAGGGGCTGGACCTCATGCTGGCCATGAGCCCCAGTCCCATCCGCGTGGAGACGGATCCCGCCCTCCTGCGCCCGGCCGACCAGCCGGTGCTGCGCGGGCGGCCCCGCAAGCTCATGGCGGCCACGGGCTGGTCGCCCCGGCATTCTTTTCCCTCGACCCTGGAGCGCGTGCTGGCGGACTGGCGGCGGCGGAGCTCCGAGGAGGCGGCGTGA
- a CDS encoding UDP-glucose/GDP-mannose dehydrogenase family protein, protein MIGTGYVGLVSGACMADFGNHVICYDIDQGKIDTLSRGAIPFYEPGLKELVERNRDAGRLRFSTDLDSAMAESNVVVIAVGTPELPDGSADLSAVYAVAKAIGERMNGYKVVVQKSTVPVGTNRRIRASIAEAAGAGAEFDMVANPEFLREGSAIGDFMRPDRVVIGADSERAQRLMREVYRPLYLNETPVLSTDIETAEMIKYAANAFLATKISFINEVAELCERVGADVQVVARGLGLDGRIGSKFLHAGAGFGGSCFPKDTKALLQIGRSHGVPMGLVAATIDANERQPRRAVEKLEALAGGSVKGMHVAILGLSFKPNTDDVREAAALKIIKLLGERGATVRAFDPVAGENAKRAMPELDLAAGTYECLEGADALIIVTEWNEFRVLDLERVAGMLKRKLVVDCRNIFKAGPMAEAGLRYASFGRQSEESA, encoded by the coding sequence ATGATCGGCACGGGCTACGTTGGCCTGGTCTCCGGCGCCTGCATGGCCGACTTCGGCAATCACGTGATCTGCTACGACATCGACCAGGGCAAGATCGACACCCTGAGCCGCGGGGCGATCCCCTTCTACGAGCCGGGGCTCAAGGAGCTGGTGGAGCGCAACCGCGACGCCGGCCGCCTCCGCTTCAGCACGGACCTCGACAGCGCCATGGCCGAGAGCAACGTCGTCGTGATCGCGGTGGGCACGCCCGAGCTGCCCGACGGCAGCGCCGACCTCAGCGCCGTCTACGCGGTGGCCAAGGCCATCGGCGAGCGGATGAACGGCTACAAGGTCGTCGTGCAGAAGAGCACCGTCCCCGTGGGGACGAACCGCCGCATCCGCGCCAGCATCGCCGAGGCGGCCGGCGCCGGCGCGGAGTTCGACATGGTCGCCAACCCGGAGTTCCTGCGCGAGGGCTCGGCCATCGGCGACTTCATGCGCCCGGACCGCGTCGTGATCGGCGCGGACAGCGAGCGCGCCCAGCGCCTCATGCGCGAGGTCTACCGGCCGCTCTACCTCAACGAAACCCCTGTGTTGTCAACGGACATCGAGACCGCCGAGATGATCAAGTACGCCGCCAACGCCTTCCTGGCGACGAAGATCTCCTTCATCAACGAGGTGGCCGAGCTCTGCGAGCGCGTGGGCGCGGACGTGCAGGTGGTGGCGCGGGGCCTGGGCCTCGACGGGCGCATCGGCTCGAAGTTCCTGCACGCGGGCGCGGGCTTCGGCGGCTCCTGCTTCCCCAAGGACACGAAGGCGCTGCTGCAGATCGGCCGCTCGCACGGCGTGCCGATGGGCCTGGTGGCCGCGACCATCGACGCCAACGAGCGCCAGCCCCGCCGCGCGGTGGAGAAGCTCGAGGCGCTGGCGGGTGGCTCGGTGAAGGGGATGCACGTGGCCATCCTCGGGCTGAGCTTCAAGCCCAACACCGACGACGTGCGCGAGGCCGCGGCGCTCAAGATCATCAAGCTGCTGGGCGAGCGCGGCGCCACCGTGCGCGCCTTCGATCCCGTGGCGGGCGAGAACGCCAAGCGCGCGATGCCCGAGCTCGATCTCGCCGCCGGCACCTACGAGTGCCTGGAGGGGGCGGATGCGCTGATCATCGTCACCGAGTGGAACGAGTTCCGCGTGCTGGACCTGGAGCGCGTGGCCGGCATGCTGAAGCGCAAGCTGGTGGTGGACTGCCGCAACATCTTCAAGGCCGGCCCCATGGCGGAGGCGGGCCTTCGCTACGCCAGCTTCGGCCGGCAGTCGGAGGAGAGCGCATGA
- the wecB gene encoding UDP-N-acetylglucosamine 2-epimerase (non-hydrolyzing) produces MRILGVVGARPNFMKMAPIVRAAAGSDITLRLCHTGQHYDDNMSKVFFEDLELPRPDVYLGVGSGSHAAQTAVIMTEFEKVLADEQPDLVMVVGDVNSTLACSLVCAKLLVPVAHVEAGLRSFDREMPEEINRMVTDILSDLLFTTSAEAEPNLLREGVAAEKIHFVGNVMIDSLDFYLPKAESLDVLDRLGLTPGAYGLVTLHRPSNVDDPDTFRGILEAMGEAGRRVPLLWPVHPRTAKMIQTFGLDTEAYGLRLVEPQGYLDFLRLMKDARLVLTDSGGIQEETTVLGVPCLTLRENTERPVTCEVGTNVLVGTNPERIREAIRGAFEGSSRAHQVPPLWDGHAAERILQICGDWWRSR; encoded by the coding sequence ATGAGAATCCTCGGCGTGGTGGGCGCCCGGCCCAACTTCATGAAGATGGCGCCCATCGTGCGGGCCGCGGCGGGCAGCGACATCACGCTGCGCCTCTGCCACACCGGCCAGCACTACGACGACAACATGTCCAAGGTCTTCTTCGAGGACCTGGAGCTGCCGCGCCCGGACGTCTACCTGGGCGTGGGCTCGGGCTCGCACGCGGCGCAGACGGCCGTGATCATGACCGAGTTCGAGAAGGTGCTGGCGGACGAGCAGCCCGACCTGGTGATGGTGGTGGGGGACGTCAACAGCACCCTCGCCTGCAGCCTGGTCTGCGCGAAGCTGCTCGTGCCCGTGGCCCACGTGGAGGCGGGCCTGCGCAGCTTCGACCGGGAGATGCCCGAGGAGATCAACCGCATGGTGACGGACATCCTCTCGGACCTGCTCTTCACCACCAGCGCCGAGGCCGAGCCCAACCTGCTGCGCGAGGGCGTGGCCGCCGAGAAGATCCACTTCGTCGGCAACGTGATGATCGACTCCCTCGACTTCTACCTGCCCAAGGCCGAGTCCCTGGACGTGCTGGATCGCCTCGGCCTCACGCCCGGAGCTTACGGCCTTGTAACGCTGCACCGCCCCAGCAACGTGGACGACCCGGACACCTTCCGCGGCATCCTCGAGGCCATGGGCGAGGCGGGCCGCCGCGTGCCGCTGCTCTGGCCCGTGCACCCGCGCACCGCCAAGATGATCCAGACCTTCGGGCTCGACACGGAGGCCTACGGCCTGCGCCTGGTGGAGCCCCAGGGCTATCTCGACTTCCTGCGCCTCATGAAGGACGCCCGCCTGGTCCTCACCGACAGCGGCGGCATCCAGGAGGAGACGACGGTGCTCGGCGTGCCCTGCCTGACCCTGCGCGAGAACACCGAGCGCCCCGTCACCTGCGAGGTCGGCACCAACGTGCTGGTGGGCACCAACCCGGAGCGCATCCGCGAGGCCATCCGCGGCGCCTTCGAGGGGAGCAGCCGCGCCCACCAGGTGCCGCCGCTCTGGGACGGCCACGCGGCCGAGCGCATCCTGCAGATCTGCGGGGACTGGTGGCGGTCGCGATAG
- the hemC gene encoding hydroxymethylbilane synthase: MHHLRIGINNSRVSLFAAQRIREQLEAAHDGLKVEFETYETALGPTPGDPEAHVRALEEPLEKGRVDVIVHQLKEIPVRLPAQIRLVGVTERLTPFDAFVSERYQLIDELPEGARLGYTHLRQRAQLQIQLRHLQLELIQVLGSAEERLRQLGEQNLDGLIISADSLELVGRQESVSEVLGESMLLPRPGAGCLGFITRREDPEIEELLKPVEDRTSRLETMAERAFLDTLGGDPELALGARAALDSQSMIVEGILSNTDGTVYIRDAIQGPSHLAEELGRNLAKLLLALGDEELHGLIPAPSQ, translated from the coding sequence ATGCACCACTTGCGCATCGGCATCAACAACAGCCGCGTCTCGCTGTTCGCGGCCCAGCGAATCCGCGAGCAGCTCGAGGCCGCCCACGACGGGCTCAAGGTCGAGTTCGAGACCTACGAGACCGCCCTCGGGCCCACGCCCGGCGATCCCGAAGCCCACGTCCGCGCGCTCGAAGAGCCGCTGGAGAAGGGCCGGGTGGACGTGATCGTCCACCAGCTCAAGGAGATCCCCGTGCGCCTGCCGGCGCAGATCCGCCTGGTGGGGGTGACCGAGCGGCTGACGCCCTTTGACGCCTTCGTCTCCGAGCGCTACCAGCTCATCGACGAGCTGCCCGAGGGCGCGCGCCTGGGCTACACGCACCTGCGCCAGCGCGCGCAGCTGCAGATCCAGCTGCGCCACCTGCAGCTCGAGCTGATCCAGGTGCTGGGTTCGGCCGAGGAGCGGCTGCGCCAGCTCGGCGAGCAGAACCTCGACGGGCTGATCATCAGCGCCGACAGTCTGGAGCTGGTGGGCCGCCAGGAGAGCGTGAGCGAGGTGCTGGGCGAGAGCATGCTCCTGCCCCGGCCGGGCGCCGGTTGCCTGGGCTTCATCACCCGCCGCGAGGACCCCGAGATCGAGGAGCTGCTGAAGCCTGTCGAGGACCGCACCAGCCGCCTCGAGACCATGGCCGAGCGCGCCTTCCTGGACACCCTGGGCGGCGACCCCGAGCTGGCCCTGGGCGCGCGCGCGGCGCTGGACTCGCAGTCCATGATCGTGGAGGGCATCCTCAGCAACACGGACGGCACGGTGTACATCCGCGACGCCATCCAGGGCCCCTCCCACCTGGCCGAGGAGCTGGGCCGCAACCTGGCCAAGCTGCTCCTGGCCCTGGGCGACGAAGAGCTGCACGGCCTGATCCCGGCCCCGTCCCAGTGA
- the serS gene encoding serine--tRNA ligase, which translates to MLDRKFIRQNPDAVRDALTAKNESGDLDAWLALDTEHLDLLREVEELKARRNQASESINRMKQAGEDASAAITETRELAQRIKELDARRGELEAALHSEQLRLPNLPHASVPVGGEDANQIVKTWGDPDALPVFERQAHWDIGETLGIMDMPRGAKVAGSGFPLLMGDGARLQRALVNFMLDLHREAGFTEVSPPLLVNSDTATGTGQLPKSAEQMYHCEIDDLWLLPTAEVPVTNIYRDELLEADDLPRRLVAYTPCFRREAGAHGKDTRGLLRVHQFDKVELVKFVAPETSYDELESLLAQAEKVLQTLELPYRVLVLATGDLSFAAAKCYDIEIWSAGVGRWLEVSSVSNFEDFQARRANIRFRPAPGEKPQFVHTLNGSGTALARLMAALLENGQTPTGKVRLPEALRPYLGGQEYLQR; encoded by the coding sequence ATGCTCGATCGCAAGTTCATCCGCCAGAACCCCGACGCCGTGCGCGACGCGCTCACGGCCAAGAACGAGAGCGGCGACCTGGACGCCTGGCTCGCCCTGGACACCGAGCACCTGGACCTGCTGCGCGAAGTCGAGGAGCTGAAGGCGCGGCGCAACCAGGCCAGCGAGTCCATCAACCGCATGAAGCAGGCGGGCGAGGACGCGAGCGCCGCCATCACCGAGACGCGGGAGCTGGCCCAGCGCATCAAGGAGCTCGACGCGCGGCGCGGCGAGCTCGAGGCCGCGCTGCACAGCGAGCAGCTGCGCCTGCCCAACCTGCCGCACGCGTCGGTGCCCGTGGGCGGCGAGGACGCCAACCAGATCGTCAAGACCTGGGGCGACCCGGACGCGCTGCCTGTCTTCGAACGCCAGGCCCACTGGGACATCGGCGAGACGCTCGGCATCATGGACATGCCCCGGGGCGCGAAGGTGGCCGGCAGCGGCTTCCCGCTCCTCATGGGCGACGGCGCCCGCCTCCAGCGCGCGCTGGTGAACTTCATGCTCGACCTGCACCGCGAGGCCGGCTTCACCGAGGTGAGCCCGCCGCTGCTGGTGAACAGCGACACGGCCACCGGCACGGGCCAGCTGCCCAAGAGCGCCGAGCAGATGTACCACTGCGAGATCGACGACCTCTGGCTGCTGCCCACGGCCGAGGTGCCGGTGACGAACATCTACCGCGACGAGTTGCTCGAGGCCGACGACCTGCCCCGCCGCCTCGTGGCCTACACGCCCTGCTTCCGCCGCGAGGCGGGCGCCCACGGCAAGGACACGCGCGGACTGCTGCGCGTGCACCAGTTCGACAAGGTGGAGCTGGTCAAGTTCGTGGCGCCCGAGACCAGCTACGACGAGCTGGAGAGCCTGCTGGCCCAGGCCGAGAAGGTGCTGCAGACGCTCGAGCTGCCCTACCGCGTGCTGGTGCTGGCCACCGGCGACCTCTCCTTCGCGGCGGCGAAGTGCTACGACATCGAGATCTGGTCGGCGGGCGTGGGCCGCTGGCTCGAGGTGTCGAGCGTGAGCAACTTCGAGGACTTCCAGGCGCGGCGCGCGAACATCCGCTTCCGGCCGGCGCCGGGCGAGAAGCCGCAGTTCGTCCACACGCTGAACGGCAGCGGCACGGCGCTCGCGCGGCTCATGGCGGCGCTGCTGGAGAACGGCCAGACGCCGACGGGCAAGGTGCGCCTGCCCGAGGCCCTGCGGCCCTACCTGGGCGGCCAGGAGTACCTGCAGCGCTAG
- a CDS encoding HAMP domain-containing histidine kinase — MRFLLQLYVFIASLVVLLMAVLYVRHLNERARHESNFSTGIISRMLGLYLETEEIQRNTQRIRQIMDEISVNAPFPIIIVDKDGRPTWWKVTGYPSYKEYGFEKLISFDPAEPPDDNIAELMRMAARFKGEDNAVVFYYPGTPTRVQGLICYGQSDLARNLGKAIAIQLMMLLVFSTVGVLGFFVMKRFEQESIWVGLAKETAHQMGTPLTSLLGWIQLGESRLETASLPPATADAFRDAFGEMSSDVERLQKVSARFNNIGGTPALKRGDLRPVVERTVLYFRRRLPQHKVQVEIRDQYDEVPMVRFHAELMEWVVENLVKNGLDALDKDKGLITVTLSYNGTEGTVDLHVRDNGRGMSPSVRRRIFRPGYSSKKGGWGLGLTLSRRVVEEYHGGRLQLLDSHPGHGTCFVVRLPV; from the coding sequence ATGCGCTTCCTGCTGCAGCTCTACGTCTTCATCGCCAGCCTCGTGGTGCTCTTGATGGCCGTGCTCTACGTGCGGCATCTCAACGAGCGCGCGCGGCACGAGTCGAACTTCAGCACGGGCATCATCAGCCGGATGCTGGGCCTCTACCTGGAGACCGAGGAGATCCAGCGGAACACGCAGCGGATCCGTCAGATCATGGACGAGATCTCGGTCAACGCCCCCTTTCCCATCATCATCGTGGACAAGGACGGCCGCCCCACCTGGTGGAAGGTCACGGGCTATCCCAGCTACAAGGAGTACGGCTTCGAGAAGCTGATCAGCTTCGACCCCGCCGAGCCGCCGGACGACAACATCGCCGAGCTGATGCGCATGGCCGCGCGCTTCAAGGGCGAGGACAACGCGGTGGTGTTCTACTACCCCGGCACGCCGACGCGGGTGCAGGGGCTCATCTGCTACGGGCAGAGCGATCTGGCCAGGAACCTGGGCAAGGCCATCGCCATACAGCTCATGATGCTGCTGGTCTTCTCCACCGTGGGGGTGCTGGGCTTCTTCGTCATGAAGCGCTTCGAGCAGGAGTCGATCTGGGTGGGTCTCGCCAAGGAGACGGCCCACCAGATGGGCACGCCACTCACCAGCCTGCTGGGCTGGATCCAGCTCGGCGAGTCGCGCCTGGAGACGGCCTCGCTGCCTCCGGCCACGGCCGACGCCTTCCGCGACGCCTTCGGTGAGATGTCCAGCGACGTCGAGCGCCTGCAGAAGGTCTCCGCGCGCTTCAACAACATCGGCGGCACGCCCGCGCTCAAGCGCGGCGACCTGCGGCCGGTGGTGGAGCGCACGGTGCTCTACTTCCGCCGGCGCCTGCCCCAGCACAAGGTGCAGGTGGAGATCCGCGACCAGTACGACGAGGTGCCCATGGTCCGCTTCCACGCCGAGCTGATGGAGTGGGTGGTGGAGAACCTGGTGAAGAACGGCCTCGACGCCCTGGACAAGGACAAGGGCCTCATCACGGTCACGCTGAGCTACAACGGCACCGAGGGCACCGTGGACCTGCACGTGCGCGACAACGGCCGCGGCATGAGCCCGTCGGTGCGCCGGCGCATCTTCCGGCCGGGCTACTCGTCGAAGAAGGGCGGCTGGGGCCTCGGCCTCACGCTGAGCCGGCGGGTGGTGGAGGAATACCACGGCGGGCGGCTGCAGCTCCTGGACAGCCACCCCGGCCACGGGACATGTTTCGTGGTGCGCCTGCCCGTCTAG
- a CDS encoding response regulator, translating into MNTPARQRILWADDQIDLLKPHIIFLQEKGYVVTGVPNGDDALALLEQEQYDLVLLDEMMPGKNGLETLQELRRFRADIPVIMITKSEEEGLMNQALGQQVQDFLVKPVNPVQIFSAIKRLFEGRRIQEGQLTQDYIAEYGKVSGEDMEKADWQRWLEVNRFLCDWDLRLDQFPGTGLEQTHQDLRRDLNLAFCRWYEQHYPGWMKQGEGERPLFSPEVFRHFAAPFVEEGRQVFFIVIDCMRLDQWQVVEEMLREFYTIQREEYFALLPTATPYARNAIFAGLWPDDIARRHPRYWTENPREELSLNRFEKELLAAQLKRLGLEDRGLKYAKISKINEANELYRQIGSFQGIPVVALVFNFLDILAHGRSQSEILQEIAPDESAFRTLMGSWFRHSALFDILKVLAKQEAAVVVTSDHGSVLCRRSSLVHGNRDTSSGIRYKYGDNLGCDDKQAIKVQKPEAWRLPPGSRTKNYVFARENYYFVYPTNFHEFEQRYLGSFQHGGVSLEEVIVPCAVLEPKR; encoded by the coding sequence GTGAACACGCCCGCCCGACAGCGCATCCTCTGGGCCGACGACCAGATCGATCTGCTCAAGCCGCACATCATCTTCCTGCAGGAAAAGGGCTACGTGGTCACGGGCGTGCCCAACGGCGACGACGCCCTCGCCCTGCTGGAGCAGGAGCAGTACGACCTGGTGCTGCTTGACGAGATGATGCCCGGCAAGAACGGCCTCGAGACGCTCCAGGAGCTGCGGCGTTTCCGCGCGGACATCCCCGTGATCATGATCACCAAGAGCGAGGAAGAGGGCCTGATGAACCAGGCCCTGGGCCAGCAGGTGCAGGACTTTCTCGTCAAGCCGGTGAACCCGGTGCAGATCTTCTCGGCGATCAAGCGGCTCTTCGAGGGCCGGCGCATCCAGGAGGGGCAGCTCACCCAGGACTACATCGCCGAGTACGGCAAGGTCAGCGGCGAGGACATGGAGAAGGCCGACTGGCAGCGCTGGCTCGAGGTGAACCGCTTCCTCTGCGACTGGGACCTGCGCCTGGACCAGTTCCCCGGCACCGGCCTCGAACAGACGCACCAGGACCTGCGCCGCGACCTCAACCTCGCCTTCTGCCGCTGGTACGAGCAGCACTATCCCGGCTGGATGAAGCAGGGCGAAGGCGAGCGGCCGCTGTTCAGCCCCGAGGTCTTCCGCCACTTCGCCGCGCCCTTCGTGGAGGAGGGTCGGCAGGTGTTCTTCATCGTGATCGACTGCATGCGCCTCGACCAGTGGCAGGTGGTCGAGGAGATGCTCCGCGAGTTCTACACGATCCAGCGCGAGGAGTACTTCGCGCTCCTGCCCACCGCCACGCCCTACGCGCGCAACGCGATCTTCGCGGGGCTGTGGCCGGACGACATCGCGCGCCGGCACCCGCGCTACTGGACCGAGAACCCGCGCGAGGAGCTGAGCCTCAACCGCTTCGAGAAGGAGCTGCTGGCCGCGCAGCTGAAGCGGCTGGGCCTGGAGGACCGCGGCCTCAAGTACGCGAAGATCTCGAAGATCAACGAGGCCAACGAACTCTACCGGCAGATCGGCAGCTTCCAGGGCATCCCCGTGGTGGCGCTGGTCTTCAACTTCCTCGACATCCTGGCCCACGGCCGCTCGCAGTCGGAGATCCTGCAGGAGATCGCGCCGGACGAGTCCGCCTTCCGCACGCTGATGGGCTCCTGGTTCCGCCACTCGGCGCTCTTCGACATCCTCAAGGTGCTCGCCAAGCAGGAGGCCGCGGTGGTGGTGACCAGCGACCACGGCTCCGTGCTCTGCCGCCGCTCGAGCCTGGTGCATGGCAACCGCGACACCAGCAGCGGCATCCGCTACAAGTACGGCGACAACCTTGGCTGCGACGACAAGCAGGCCATCAAGGTGCAGAAGCCCGAGGCCTGGCGCCTGCCGCCGGGCAGCCGCACGAAGAACTACGTCTTCGCGCGGGAGAACTACTACTTCGTCTACCCGACCAACTTCCACGAGTTCGAGCAGCGCTACCTCGGCAGCTTCCAGCATGGGGGCGTGTCGCTGGAGGAGGTGATCGTCCCCTGCGCGGTCCTGGAACCGAAGCGCTGA
- a CDS encoding tRNA (adenosine(37)-N6)-threonylcarbamoyltransferase complex ATPase subunit type 1 TsaE: MDRAAVDSPSFVLLNEYEGERDGAPLPIHHFDAYRLRGEADELAEAGFLDERQRESVSIVEWAERIAAFLPRGALRIRFEILSETGRRLTLAGWPAERLSALAPWREPRP; encoded by the coding sequence GTGGATCGCGCGGCGGTGGACTCGCCCAGCTTCGTGCTGCTGAACGAGTACGAGGGCGAACGCGACGGCGCGCCGCTGCCCATCCACCACTTCGACGCCTATCGGCTGCGCGGCGAGGCCGACGAACTCGCCGAGGCGGGCTTCCTGGATGAGCGCCAGCGTGAGAGCGTGAGCATCGTGGAGTGGGCGGAGCGCATCGCCGCCTTCCTGCCGCGCGGCGCGCTGCGCATCCGCTTCGAGATCCTGAGCGAGACCGGCCGCCGGCTCACCCTGGCCGGCTGGCCCGCCGAACGCCTGAGCGCCCTCGCCCCCTGGCGCGAGCCGCGGCCATGA
- a CDS encoding glycosyltransferase family 39 protein: MSLRDPRAQVFVLAFLALAIFLGRPRGHGLPSFDDAYYAQKAVEQLESGGSWVSTHGGHPRYDNPPLHFWVTAGLYCLFGVSRATAVLATGLFATGTVLLTLAFGRALFGAGPTGAVAGLILVLPGFFMDYARRGMLDQTLVFFTTLALLALWRAGDRGLSRWHLVWGLALGAALLTKSVIGALAMPVAGLALLTGRPRRLLAPGFWLGVLLGLGLFGLWVLQNARFGGRAFWDEHFAWLILSRAVHDAGAEGYGYLLGYLRLLWGNFWPWLPFAAGGIALALRERRASRPRSALLLCWALLPLAIMSLTRNQFLRYVLLIWPALALLSAHALTAMLARRGWEWRGLGLLLALALVTAAAVDFTPLTLPGAMGLSRHSEDVIALAPAVESECPAGDTLLNFRLATWEPRNALLFATGRWLGDPVADVPALADSLAATPGRRLLTNGAGAARLDSLAPGLTRDLARAGNLVLRAGRSQDSR, translated from the coding sequence ATGAGCCTGCGCGATCCGCGCGCGCAGGTCTTCGTCCTCGCCTTCCTCGCGCTCGCCATCTTCCTGGGACGTCCCCGCGGGCACGGCCTGCCCAGCTTCGACGACGCCTACTACGCCCAGAAGGCCGTCGAGCAACTGGAGTCGGGCGGCTCCTGGGTGAGCACGCATGGCGGCCATCCCCGCTACGACAACCCGCCCCTGCACTTCTGGGTCACGGCCGGCCTCTACTGCCTCTTCGGCGTGTCGCGCGCCACGGCCGTCCTGGCCACGGGCCTCTTCGCCACGGGCACCGTGCTGCTCACCCTCGCCTTCGGCCGCGCGCTCTTCGGCGCCGGGCCCACGGGCGCGGTGGCGGGGCTGATCCTCGTCCTGCCGGGCTTCTTCATGGACTACGCCCGCCGCGGCATGCTGGACCAGACGCTGGTCTTCTTCACGACGCTGGCGCTGCTCGCGCTGTGGCGCGCGGGGGATCGCGGGCTTTCGCGCTGGCATCTCGTCTGGGGACTGGCGCTGGGCGCGGCGCTGCTGACGAAGAGCGTCATCGGCGCGCTGGCGATGCCGGTGGCGGGACTCGCGCTGCTGACCGGCCGCCCGCGCCGCCTGCTCGCGCCCGGCTTCTGGCTGGGCGTCCTGCTCGGCCTCGGGCTCTTCGGCCTCTGGGTGCTGCAGAACGCGCGCTTCGGCGGCCGCGCCTTCTGGGACGAGCACTTCGCCTGGCTCATCCTCTCGCGGGCGGTGCACGACGCGGGCGCCGAGGGCTACGGCTATCTGCTCGGTTACCTGCGCCTGCTCTGGGGCAACTTCTGGCCCTGGCTGCCGTTCGCCGCGGGCGGCATCGCGCTCGCCCTGCGCGAGCGCCGCGCGTCGCGCCCGCGCAGCGCGCTCTTGCTCTGCTGGGCGCTGCTGCCGCTGGCGATCATGAGCCTGACGCGCAACCAGTTCCTGCGCTACGTGCTGCTCATCTGGCCGGCGCTCGCGCTGCTGTCCGCGCACGCGCTCACGGCCATGCTTGCCCGCCGCGGCTGGGAGTGGCGCGGGCTGGGCCTGCTGCTGGCCCTGGCGCTCGTGACCGCTGCCGCGGTGGACTTCACGCCCCTCACCCTGCCCGGCGCGATGGGGCTCAGCCGGCACAGCGAGGACGTGATCGCCCTCGCGCCCGCGGTGGAGTCCGAGTGCCCGGCGGGGGACACGCTGCTCAACTTCCGCCTCGCCACCTGGGAGCCGCGCAACGCGCTCCTCTTCGCCACGGGGCGCTGGCTGGGCGATCCCGTCGCGGACGTCCCCGCCCTGGCGGACTCCCTCGCCGCCACGCCCGGCCGCCGGCTCCTCACGAACGGCGCCGGCGCCGCCCGCCTGGACTCCCTCGCCCCCGGCCTCACGCGCGATCTCGCCCGCGCCGGGAACCTGGTGCTGCGCGCCGGGCGTTCCCAGGACTCGCGCTAG